From the genome of Rana temporaria chromosome 8, aRanTem1.1, whole genome shotgun sequence:
atatatatatatatatgtataaataaaaaaaaacagagttttatattattttgtttttagggGAGAAAGCGGGTCCCGGTGTaatttacatccatttgaattggggACTCAACACGAAAAAGGACTTTCTCTCGGGTGGCTTCTCTGGTGGGTGAGAAGGTCTCCTTTCCGAgtgaaacttttcccgcactccgTACATGAAAAAGGACAGTCACCCATATGTCGTCTTTGGTGGGTAAGAAAGTCCGCTTTCCGCatgagacatttcccgcactctgaacacagAAAAGGACCCTTGCCCTTGTGACTCCTCTGATGTCTGAGGAGGTCCGCTTTGTgtatgaaacatttcccgcactctgaacatgaaaaaggacgctcgccGCTGTGGCTTTTCTGGTGTCTAAGAAGATCTCCCTTCTGgatgaaacacttcccgcactctgaacatataAAAGGGCGGTCACCTACGTGGCTTTTCTGGTGCGTGAGAAGGCTTCCTTtctgagtgaaacatttcccacactccgtACAGGAATAAGGGCGCTCGCCCGTGTGGATTCTCTTGTGTCTGAGAAGGTCCGTTTTTTggatgaaacatttcccgcactcggaacaCGGAAAAGGGCGCTCGCCCGTGTGGCTTTTTTGGTGCCTAAGGAGGTCTCCTTTCTGgataaaacattttccgcactccaaGCACGCAAAAGGACGCTCGCCGATGTGGCTTTTCAGGTGTGTGAGAAGGTGTCCTTTCCAAGGGAagcttttcccgcactctgaacacggaAACGGACGATCGCTTCTGCGAGGCCCCTGATTTGGTGAAATTATTTTTTCCGTTTGGAAATCTTTAAGGCCTTCAGGACTCATCAATATTTTATCATCTTCTCTGTGATGTGGAATTCCGGGAAGAGGCTTTTCTTCTGCAATGCCGCCCTCTCCTGTATTGTAATCGGACGATAAAATCTGGTGTCCCTCCGAGGAGATCCCGACATCacatttatctgctggaaaaaaaatcaatcaatgaTAAAAACACCATCTGTCTTCATGTCTTACAGTCAGGAGGAATCGTATGTGTTGGGCAAACAGTCCTCCTGCCTCTAGGTGGCGCAGGTAAGTGGTTATTAACCTTTTATTCCATCAAGGCACTCAATAGAATTGCGCACATTCCCGGGGAACACCAGTCTGGGGGCTCCAACAAAACTCCACCcatccaaatcccccctcctagtacaacCCCCCCATGCCTCCTCTTACCACAAAATCCCTTCCCACCACAACCCCcgccccaaatccctccttctagaacccccaatcccccctcctaacacaaacCTAACAATCCCTCCCCCCTACTACAAACACCTCCTCCCCGATCCCCCCTCATAGCACAACCCCCAAACCCCCCTCCCAGCAAAACCCCTCCAAATCCCTCCTagcacccccccccaaacccccctcctagcacaaccccccctaaTCCCTCCTCCTAGTACAACCCTGGCAATCCCTCCTACAACAAAGCTCCCCCATTcccccctctcctagcacaaccccatcCCCCCCAAATCCTTCTCCTAGCACAACCCTCCCAATCTCTCCTCCTACCACAAACCCATCCCCCCCAaatcctcctcccagcacaaccccccaatCCCTCCTACCACAAATCCCtcctagaaccccccccccccccaattcctcctcctagtacatccccccaaaaaaaactcctAGCACAACACCCATCCAATTCTTCCTCCTACCACAACCCCCCCCTCCAATCCCTCTTATAgcacaaccccctcccccaaatcccccctcctaacacCCCCCAAAACCCCCTTCCATGCACACCCCCCTCCAGTGCTTACAGAGGTTCATCAATGGACATAGACAACGTTTGTAAGCTGGAGAAAGCACTATTTTACGTAATCTGATGTCCTGCTGGAGGGTTTGGCTACTGAGGAACAATCCCATCACCATCACCCTTCTCAGTGCCAACAGGGCATGCAACCTCAATGCAACAGATTACAGGGGTCTTCTGCTTGTACGTGACATGGTGCTGGGACTGGCTTCTAAACCCCAAAAGAAGCAAGGAAAAGCTGATGGAAGAGACCACAGGAATGCAGAAGGAAAGGAGGAGAACACAACAGAAACACGAGGGGAAGAGACGTTGGCTTTGAGGGTCAGCACATCCAAGGGAGCTTCCCCTTCAAAATATAATGGACACCTCTACTTTTATCATTCATAAtccagtctcctcttacccggtgatgtgaagggcggctgattctccatcatgacgtccttgtagagatccttgtgtccttctaaatactcccactcctccatggagaaatagacagtgacatcctgacaccttataggaacctgacacacacaatgatacagtcaccatccagacacatcccttgcctgttactggataatgtcccagaattcccctcacctctcctgtcagcagctccatcatcttcttggtgacttctagaatcttctgctTCTTGTTGGTCTCTAGTATCGGGGATGATGGTGGAGAGGACCCATGAGGACAATTACTAAAAGGTGTCCCTTTTACAACTTTGTAATCCTAGTAAAAACATACACAGCAATTGTCACCATGtacattcccagaatcctcctcacctctccggtcaggtctgtgtttt
Proteins encoded in this window:
- the LOC120910552 gene encoding gastrula zinc finger protein XlCGF17.1-like — translated: MSPEGLKDFQTEKIISPNQGPRRSDRPFPCSECGKSFPWKGHLLTHLKSHIGERPFACLECGKCFIQKGDLLRHQKSHTGERPFPCSECGKCFIQKTDLLRHKRIHTGERPYSCTECGKCFTQKGSLLTHQKSHVGDRPFICSECGKCFIQKGDLLRHQKSHSGERPFSCSECGKCFIHKADLLRHQRSHKGKGPFLCSECGKCLMRKADFLTHQRRHMGDCPFSCTECGKSFTRKGDLLTHQRSHPRESPFSC